The region GATCTTGCTGGAATGTGTTCAAGTTCTGCAATATTAAATGTTTGACCATTCTCCATGGCGTGGATGTGCTCGATAATCCCACGCATGTGCCCAGCACCCACTACAGCTAGACGTCGATTGCCTTTGGTGTGATAGATATGGTGGGCTAGATAAATGTCTCGTTCGTCAATGAGGACACTCTTGACTGAGGGGAATTCTTTGCCTAGCTCCTCCATCATTTGGGAGAGAATGTCGTTATTTTTTAGAGATTCGATGTCGTTTTCATCGGCTTTGTCTTCTTTTACACCTAAAATGAGCGAGCTAAAAAGTTTGGTTTTTTGCCAAAAAGAGCTCATCGCCCAGACACGGCGCAGTGTAATACTCACTTTGCGATCCACTAGTGCGGGAGTAATTCCCATTGACTCCGCGATAAGCACAGCTTCTTTCATGTCACTACCAGGCGCAACACCTTGCTCATCGCCAATTTTTTTCTGGAAACTAGCAAGTGCCAAGTTGACGAGAAGGAGAAATCCTTGTTTTTTCTTAAGAATCGAGATGAGATCGCTCTCTTTCCACGCCTTTTCTTGGCGCATATTGGCTAAACGATCCGCGTCTATTTCGACACAAATGGCGTCCACTTGATATGTTTGCGCAACTTCGCGGACATCCTCCACGCTTCTGGCAGAGACGTGCGCTGTTCCTAGTAGATAGATAGTGTCACCATTTTTTAAAGATAAAATTTCAAGTAAGGGGGTATCGCTCATGGTCTTTCCTATAAAATTTTTGTTGTTTGTTGCCACGAGTCATCTTGGTCGGGCCAAATATGCGGTGGGGCGAGGATTAAATTTTCGGTAAGATTTAATTCATCGATATATTGTTGCAAAGAGGCTCTAAGCTCTTCGCTAAAGTTAGATTTAAAACCTTGTCCCACCGTAAGTTCTTGCAAATTCTCTGGTAGAACGGGTGCTTGTTTCCCGTAATAAACATATCGAAAGGAGAGTAGGACATGTGGCGAGCTTAGGTCGCGCTTTTTCATTGCTTCATCGTTGCTGTGTACCGAGGGAATGGCTTTGTGTGTAAACGTTGATTGCGCATCTTTTTGATAAACATTGTCACCAACTTGAAAGATGTGGGGAAGGTTTGGCTCTAATTTGGGTTGTTTTTGTGGGTAGCGAAAAAAATAGTCGTGATGCGAGAGTATCTCTGAAATTTGTGCAAGATAGAGCACGCGGTTATGTCCGGTTTTGTCTTTTCGCGTTAATCCCACTAACCATAGTGTGTGATTGGGATTGTTTATGTTGTATTTAGCGATAGCTGTGCGCATCGTCGGCTTGCACCATGGCAAGGAGAGGACTCCCCAGAATGGGTTTGGGGAGTATCCATTATCTTGAGCTACAATATAACTATATACTTTGTCAATAGAAGCAATCACTAGTCGTCCTTGGCGTCGGTGGTGTAGTTGGCAATAAGACCGGCTTTTTGCACCTGTGATAGGGTGGTGTATACGGTAATGTCTCGATTGCGAATTTGCTCTTTAAGCGCTTTAACTTTGAGAAGAAGATCCTCCGATAACGCGATGGTGTTGCTTTGGCTGAAGCCCACTCCATCATTATCCAGATCGTATATTGCTTGCCCATAGTGGAAGATATCGCGTTCGAGATCGAAGAGCGTACTGTAAACAGCAGCATCGGCATTTTTCATGGCAGAGGTAAGTACGACGCTATGACCATCGGGCATGAGACCTTCTATATATTGGTCAGAATCGACACCAATAGCCCAAAGAATGCGACCACTCTGATAGCTTTCTTTAATTTGCGCAATGGTGCCGTTACCAGTAGGTCCTGCGGCACTAAATATCGCGTACAAATTGGGGTATTGATTGATCCATTGACCGGTCATGGTTTTTGCTTTGGCGGGATTTGCCCAGTCATCGGCATAATAACTCAAGATGGTAACATTATTGCCTAGCACATGCTTGATCCCTTGAAGATACCCCATTTCGAAGCGAGTAATTACGCCACCAGGCATTCCCCCAATGAAGCCGAAGACGGGATTCTCAATACCATCTTCTTGAGATTTATATGCGACAAGTGCACCAACAAGAAAGGCGGATTGTTCATCGGCGAAGTGGGCAGATTTTACGTTGGGTAGACCAAAATCTGGTCCATCGATGAGGAGATATTTTTGTTGAGGATTGAGCTGGGCGATACGCTCTACTGCATCGATAAAGTTGAAGCCTGCCACTACGATAAGTGAACGATCTTCATCGGTGGCAATACTCAAATTACCATCCATTTGAGCGAGATTAGGCGTAACCATATAGGAGTAATGCACGCCTTCTTTCCCGTTAAACTCACTGTAAAAGCGATTAATTCCACGCCAAGTAGAGGCGTTAAAAGAGTTGTCATCTACCCCGCCAGCCTCGGTAATATGAATGACGGTAGGGACTTCTTTTCCTAGGGAAACTTTCTCGTTGTTTTGTGGTTTAGGACAAGCGACA is a window of Entomospira culicis DNA encoding:
- a CDS encoding TraB/GumN family protein, encoding MSDTPLLEILSLKNGDTIYLLGTAHVSARSVEDVREVAQTYQVDAICVEIDADRLANMRQEKAWKESDLISILKKKQGFLLLVNLALASFQKKIGDEQGVAPGSDMKEAVLIAESMGITPALVDRKVSITLRRVWAMSSFWQKTKLFSSLILGVKEDKADENDIESLKNNDILSQMMEELGKEFPSVKSVLIDERDIYLAHHIYHTKGNRRLAVVGAGHMRGIIEHIHAMENGQTFNIAELEHIPARSTFSKFLPYVIPIAMLALILFVASNQESKADIFSVFKIWTIANIAPVLLLGTIALAHPLALLAGALLSPITSFIPVLNAGLVAATIQAMVRKPRASDFESMTNDFPHVKKHYKNRVLHTLFVFILINIGSLSGAWIATVLIASMNKS
- a CDS encoding BMP family lipoprotein: MNTYAKLFAFLALGLSFVACPKPQNNEKVSLGKEVPTVIHITEAGGVDDNSFNASTWRGINRFYSEFNGKEGVHYSYMVTPNLAQMDGNLSIATDEDRSLIVVAGFNFIDAVERIAQLNPQQKYLLIDGPDFGLPNVKSAHFADEQSAFLVGALVAYKSQEDGIENPVFGFIGGMPGGVITRFEMGYLQGIKHVLGNNVTILSYYADDWANPAKAKTMTGQWINQYPNLYAIFSAAGPTGNGTIAQIKESYQSGRILWAIGVDSDQYIEGLMPDGHSVVLTSAMKNADAAVYSTLFDLERDIFHYGQAIYDLDNDGVGFSQSNTIALSEDLLLKVKALKEQIRNRDITVYTTLSQVQKAGLIANYTTDAKDD